One part of the Tachysurus vachellii isolate PV-2020 chromosome 6, HZAU_Pvac_v1, whole genome shotgun sequence genome encodes these proteins:
- the LOC132846985 gene encoding prosaposin-like isoform X1 → MEKVCSILPSTLSAQCKHLIDTYGQVIIELLIQEADPKTVYSLLGLCRDTSRTFVPVMVKAENERAGLCGICKCEQFTEQHEALLIHLLQQALDPEFVCMKLGACPGVLRMLLGVEQCSWGPAYWCKNMYTATRCNAVNHCRRLVWS, encoded by the exons ATGGAGAAAGTGTGCAGCATCCTGCCCTCTACCCTTTCTGCTCAGTGTAAGCACCTGATTGATACTTATGGCCAGGTGATCATTGAGCTACTGATCCAGGAAGCTGATCCCAAGACTGTCTACAGCCTTCTGGGCCTGTGCAGGGATACAAGTCGCACCTTCGTCC CAGTGATGGTAAAGGCTGAGAACGAGCGTGCTGGATTGTGTGGAATATGCAAG tgtgaacaATTCACTGAGCAGCATGAGGCTCTCCTCATCCACCTACTGCAGCAGGCCCTTGACCCTGAATTTGTCTGCATG AAGCTGGGTGCATGTCCTGGGGTGCTACGGATGCTGTTGGGTGTTGAGCAGTGCAGCTGGGGCCCAGCCTACTGGTGCAAGAACATGTATACTGCCACCCGCTGTAAT GCGGTGAATCACTGCAGACGCCTTGTTTGGAGTTAA
- the LOC132846985 gene encoding prosaposin-like isoform X2, with amino-acid sequence MEKVCSILPSTLSAQCKHLIDTYGQVIIELLIQEADPKTVYSLLGLCRDTSRTFVLMVKAENERAGLCGICKCEQFTEQHEALLIHLLQQALDPEFVCMKLGACPGVLRMLLGVEQCSWGPAYWCKNMYTATRCNAVNHCRRLVWS; translated from the exons ATGGAGAAAGTGTGCAGCATCCTGCCCTCTACCCTTTCTGCTCAGTGTAAGCACCTGATTGATACTTATGGCCAGGTGATCATTGAGCTACTGATCCAGGAAGCTGATCCCAAGACTGTCTACAGCCTTCTGGGCCTGTGCAGGGATACAAGTCGCACCTTCGTCC TGATGGTAAAGGCTGAGAACGAGCGTGCTGGATTGTGTGGAATATGCAAG tgtgaacaATTCACTGAGCAGCATGAGGCTCTCCTCATCCACCTACTGCAGCAGGCCCTTGACCCTGAATTTGTCTGCATG AAGCTGGGTGCATGTCCTGGGGTGCTACGGATGCTGTTGGGTGTTGAGCAGTGCAGCTGGGGCCCAGCCTACTGGTGCAAGAACATGTATACTGCCACCCGCTGTAAT GCGGTGAATCACTGCAGACGCCTTGTTTGGAGTTAA